One Polypterus senegalus isolate Bchr_013 chromosome 10, ASM1683550v1, whole genome shotgun sequence DNA segment encodes these proteins:
- the cbx7b gene encoding chromobox protein homolog 7 isoform X2 yields the protein MELSAIGEQVFAVESIIKKRVRKGKVEYLLKWKGWPPKYSTWEPEDHILDPRLVLAYEEKEQRDRTLGNRKRGPKPKKRLVLQRMYGMDLRSAHKVQVKPPPRLRLSLTRTLREEVHNHREDEDDEEERQERPQQSQTLYRRLATATRRKYKRGMPTFLRLGPRHPSVEYLETQSEGLAESWDTENSGTPQREQILNGGSVEGGWNPVMSPGEITVTDVTINSLTVTFKEALAAKGFFRGWSTEF from the exons ggGAAGGTTGAGTATCTCTTGAAGTGGAAAGGATGGCCCCCCAA GTACAGCACCTGGGAACCAGAGGATCATATTTTGGACCCTCGGCTAGTTCTGGCATATGAGGAGAA GGAACAACGTGATCGGACACTAGGGAACAGAAAACGAGGACCAAAGCCCAAAAAGAGACTTGTCTTGCAG CGGATGTACGGGATGGATCTGCGCAGCGCCCACAAGGTACAGGTGAAGCCACCACCCCGATTGAGGCTCTCCCTGACACGCACGCTGAGGGAGGAGGTCCATAACCACAGGGAGGATGAAGATGACGAGGAAGAGAGGCAGGAGCGACCACAACAGAGCCAAACCCTCTACAGGAGGCTGGCAACAGCAACTCGCCGAAAGTACAAGAGGGGCATGCCGACCTTTCTGCGGCTAGGGCCTCGACACCCCTCAGTGGAATACCTGGAAACTCAAAGTGAAGGACTGGCAGAGAGCTGGGACACTGAAAACAGTGGGACACCACAAAGGGAACAGATACTCAACG GCGGCAGTGTGGAAGGCGGCTGGAACCCCGTAATGTCACCGGGTGAGATCACAGTGACGGATGTCACCATTAACTCTCTGACTGTCACTTTCAAAGAGGCACTGGCTGCCAAAGGCTTCTTCCGTGGCTGGAGCACTGAATTCTGA